Proteins encoded by one window of Panicum virgatum strain AP13 chromosome 7N, P.virgatum_v5, whole genome shotgun sequence:
- the LOC120681628 gene encoding probable phospholipid hydroperoxide glutathione peroxidase 6, mitochondrial, protein MAAASSATSVHDFTVKDASGKDVDLSTYKGKVLLIVNVASQCGLTNSNYTELAQLYEKYKDQGFEILAFPCNQFGGQEPGTNEEIVQFACTRFKAEYPIFDKVDVNGNNATPLYKFLKSSKGGLFGDSIKWNFSKFLVDKEGRVVDRYAPTTSPLSIEKDIKKLLGSS, encoded by the exons ATGGCCGCCGCGTCGTCCGCCACCTCCGTCCACGACTTCACCGTCAAG GATGCAAGCGGGAAGGACGTTGACCTCAGCACCTACAAGGGCAAGGTTCTCCTCATCGTCAACGTCGCATCCCAGTG TGGATTAACTAACTCCAACTACACCGAGCTGGCCCAGCTCTATGAGAAGTACAAGGACCAAG GCTTTGAGATTCTGGCTTTTCCATGCAACCAGTTTGGTGGGCAGGAGCCTGGCACCAATGAGGAGATTGTCCAATTTGCCTGCACACGCTTCAAGGCCGAGTACCCCATCTTTGACAAG GTTGACGTCAACGGTAACAATGCCACGCCCCTCTACAAGTTCCTGAAGTCTAGCAAGGGTGGCCTGTTTGGTGACAGCATCAAGTGGAACTTTTCCAAGTTCTTGGTTGACAAGGAGGGGCGTGTTGTGGATCGCTATGCGCCGACCACTTCCCCTCTGAGCATTGAG AAGGACATCAAGAAGCTGCTTGGGAGCTCTTAA
- the LOC120680528 gene encoding putative cis-zeatin O-glucosyltransferase gives MESVAVVAVPFPAQGHLNGMLHLSLQLASRGLPVHYAAPVAHVRQARARVHGWGEDALRRVEFHEFDVPAHAAPPPDPAAPSPFPSHLIPMAEAFAAGARAPVGGLLRRISAGSRRVVVLYDRLSSFAAPAAAEIPNGEAYCLQCVAASFDAAWTDAGRRLLRAIGLDAPPPAACLPRELVEYIVRTQGDGQSPAFAGVIMNTCRAIEGSELIDVVASDPEYRGKNVFVVGPMNPLLDATARVPGGPTTRHRCLDWLDEQPPASVLYVSFGTTSSLAAEQVAELAAALRDSKQRFVWVLRDADRGVVVREEAVESRHARFLSEFSEQIRGTGLVITTWAPQLEILAHGATAAFMSHCGWNSAMESLSHGKPMLAWPMHSDQPLVAELVCKHLKCG, from the exons ATGGAATCCGTCGCCGTCGTGGCGGTGCCGTTCCCGGCGCAGGGCCACCTCAACGGGATGCTGCACTTGTCGCTGCAGCTCGCGTCGCGGGGGCTCCCCGTGCACTACGCGGCACCCGTTGCCCACGTCCGccaggcgcgcgcgcgcgtgcacggCTGGGGCGAGGACGCCCTCCGCCGCGTCGAGTTCCACGAGTTCGACGtccccgcgcacgccgccccgccgccggacccGGCCGCGCCCTCGCCGTTCCCGTCCCACCTCATCCCCATGGCCGAGGCCTtcgccgcgggcgcgcgcgccCCGGTCGGCGGACTGCTCCGGAGGATCTCCGCGGGCTCCCGCCGCGTGGTCGTCCTGTACGACCGCCTCAGCTCCTtcgccgcgcccgcggcggcggagatccCGAACGGCGAGGCGTACTGCCTGCAGTGCGTGGCCGCATCCTTCGACGCGGCGTGGACGGACGCCGGGCGGCGGCTCCTGCGCGCGATCGGGCTCGACGCCCCGCCTCCGGCCGCCTGCTTGCCGAGGGAGCTCGTCGAGTACATCGTCAGGACGCAAGGAGACGGACAGAGTCCGGCCTTCGCCGGAGTGATCATGAACACGTGCCGAGCGATCGAGGGATCGGAGCTCATCGACGTGGTGGCCAGTGATCCGGAGTACCGCGGCAAGAACGTTTTCGTTGTCGGACCCATGAACCCGCTGCTCGATGCGACCGCACGGGTACCGGGAGGGCCGACGACGCGGCACCGGTGCCTGGATTGGCTGGACGAGCAGCCGCCGGCGTCGGTGCTGTACGTGTCGTTCGGCACGACGTCGTCGCTCGCTGCGGAGCAAGTcgcggagctcgccgcggcgctgCGCGACAGCAAGCAGCGGTTCGTGTGGGTTCTGCGCGATGCCGATCGCGGCGTGGTGGTGCGTGAGGAAGCCGTGGAGAGCCGGCACGCCAGGTTCCTGTCCGAGTTCTCCGAACAAATCCGAGGCACGGGGTTGGTGATCACGACGTGGGCGCCGCAGCTGGAGATCCTGGCTCACGGCGCCACGGCAGCGTTCATGAGCCACTGCGGCTGGAACTCCGCCATGGAGAGCCTGAGCCATGGCAAGCCGATGCTCGCCTGGCCCATGCACTCCGACCAGCCGCTAGTGGCGGAGCTCGTGTGCAAACACCTCAAG tgtggctag
- the LOC120682892 gene encoding putative cis-zeatin O-glucosyltransferase, with product MESVAVVAVPFPAQGHLNQLLHLSLQLAARGLPVHYAAPAEHVRQARARVHGWGDDAIRRVEFHELAISEYASPPPDPAAGSPFPSHLMPLWEAFTASAPAPVAALLREASASHRRVVVLYDLMNGFVAEEAARLPNGEGYGLHCTAVSSIIGRVEDGGRFLRERGLEYLPIDRYVTEEFMEYILKRTRADQSMIVSAGLLANSCRALEGEFIDFLAQQMAAIGKKVFAIGPLNPLLDAGAPEQSSGIRHGCLRWLDEQPPESVLYVSFGSMSSLRGEQIEELAAALRGSNQRFIWVLRDADRANVFADDGESRHARLLAEFTKQIGGRGLVITGWAPQLDILAHPATAAFVSHCGWNSTMESLSHGKPILAWPMHSDQPWDAELVCGYLKAGFLVRPCEKHAEVIPAATLQQVIERMMASDEGRAVRQRATDVGEAVRESVAAGGSPQKDLEDFVAHITR from the coding sequence ATGGAATCCGTCGCCGTCGTGGCGGTGCCGTTCCCGGCGCAGGGCCACCTGAACCAGCTCCTGCACCTGTCCCTGCAGCTCGCAGCGCGGGGGCTGCCTGTGCActacgcggcgccggcggagcacGTACGCCAggcccgcgcgcgcgtgcacGGCTGGGGCGACGACGCGATCCGCCGCGTCGAGTTCCACGAGCTCGCCATCTCCGAgtacgcctcgccgccgccggaccccgcCGCGGGGTCGCCCTTCCCGTCGCACCTCATGCCCCTGTGGGAGGCCTTCACCGCCAGCGCGCCCGCCCCGGTCGCGGCGCTCCTCCGCGAGGCCTCCGCCTCCCACCGCCGCGTCGTGGTCCTGTACGACCTCATGAACGGCTTCGTCGCCGAAGAGGCCGCGCGGCTGCCCAACGGCGAGGGGTACGGGCTGCACTGCACCGCCGTCTCGTCCATCATCGGGCGGGTGGAAGACGGGGGCAGGTTTCTGCGCGAGCGCGGGCTAGAGTACCTCCCCATCGACCGCTACGTGACGGAGGAGTTCATGGAGTACATCCTCAAACGGACGAGGGCGGACCAATCCATGATTGTCAGCGCCGGCTTGCTCGCCAACTCGTGCCGCGCGCTGGAGGGCGAGTTCATCGATTTTCTCGCCCAGCAAATGGCAGCCATCGGCAAGAAGGTGTTCGCCATCGGGCCTCTAAACCCGCTGCTGGACGCGGGCGCGCCCGAGCAGAGCAGCGGAATCCGGCACGGGTGCCTCCGATGGCTCGACGAACAGCCGCCGGAATCCGTGCTCTACGTGTCGTTTGGTTCCATGTCCTCGCTGCGCGGCGAGCAAATcgaggagctcgcggcggcgctgcgcggcaGCAACCAGCGCTTCATCTGGGTCCTCCGCGACGCCGACCGTGCCAACGTGTTCGCGGACGACGGCGAGAGCCGGCACGCCAGGCTGCTCGCCGAGTTCACCAAGCAAATCGGTGGCAGAGGGTTGGTGATCACCGGGTGGGCGCCGCAGCTGGATATCCTGGCTCACCCTGCCACGGCGGCGTTCGTGAGccactgcgggtggaactcgacGATGGAGAGCCTGAGCCACGGGAAGCCCATCCTGGCGTGGCCCATGCACTCCGACCAGCCCTGGGACGCGGAGCTCGTGTGCGGGTACCTCAAGGCCGGTTTCCTGGTCCGGCCATGCGAGAAGCACGCCGAGGTGATTCCGGCGGCGACCCTACAGCAGGTGATCGAGAGGATGATGGCCTCCGACGAAGGGCGCGCCGTGCGGCAGCGGGCCACGGATGTCGGCGAGGCCGTCCGCGAGTCCGTGGCTGCCGGCGGGTCACCCCAGAAGGATCTTGAGGACTTTGTTGCTCACATCACGAGGTGA
- the LOC120682890 gene encoding putative cis-zeatin O-glucosyltransferase, with protein MESTVAVAVVPFPAQGHLNQLLHLALHLALRGLPVHFAAPAEHVRQAKARLHGWGAGALRGIEFHELAISEYDSPPPDPAADSPYPSHLLPLFEAFVADAPAAVSALLRRISASHRRVVVLYDIINAFAAEEATRLPNSEGFAFHCTAASILARGLDLDGGLQLRMSDVHGFADIPPQGFVPDKHLEFIGKQARSHQTVPSSAGVIMNTSRALEGEFIDFVTERLGAASKKVFSIGPLNPVLDANAPEQVAERHWCLDWLDKQPAASVLYVSFGSVSSLRGEQIEELAAALRDSKQRFIWVLRDADRGNVFAASGESRPAKFLSEFTKQTEGTGLLITDWAPQLEILAHPATAAFLSHCGWNSTMESMSYGKPILAWPMHSDQPWDAELVCKYLKTGFLVRPCEKHAEVIPAAAIREVIEKMVSEEGLAVRQRAVALGEAVRASAAAGGSSQKDLEDFIAHITR; from the coding sequence ATGGAGTCGactgtcgccgtcgccgtcgtcccgTTCCCGGCGCAGGGCCACCTGAACCAGCTGCTCCACCTGGCGCTGCACCTCGCCTTGCGCGGCCTGCCCGTACACTTCGCGGCACCCGCGGAGCACGTCCGCCAGGCCAAGGCGCGCCTGCACGGCTGGGGCGCCGGCGCCCTCCGCGGCATCGAGTTCCACGAGCTCGCCATCTCCGAGTACGACTCCCCGCCCCCCGACCCTGCCGCGGACTCGCCCTACCCCTCCCACCTCCTGCCCCTGTTCGAGGCGTTCGTCGCCGACGCGCCCGCTGCGGTCTCGGCCCTCCTCCGCAGGATCTCCGCCTCCCACCGCCGTGTCGTCGTCCTGtacgacatcatcaacgccttcGCCGCGGAGGAGGCCACGCGGCTGCCCAACAGCGAGGGGTTCGCGTTCCACTGCACCGCCGCGTCTATCCTCGCCAGGGGGTTGGATTTGGATGGAGGGCTCCAGCTGCGGATGAGCGATGTGCACGGCTTCGCCGACATTCCACCCCAAGGCTTCGTGCCCGACAAGCACCTGGAGTTCATCGGCAAGCAGGCCAGAAGCCACCAGACGGTCCCGTCCAGCGCCGGCGTCATCATGAACACGTCCCGCGCGTTAGAGGGTGAGTTCATCGACTTCGTGACCGAGCGGCTCGGCGCCGCCAGCAAGAAGGTCTTCTCGATCGGGCCGCTGAACCCGGTGCTGGATGCGAACGCGCCCGAGCAGGTAGCAGAGCGGCACTGGTGCCTCGACTGGCTCGACAAGCAGCCGGCCGCGTCCGTGCTCTACGTGTCGTTCGGCTCGGTATCCTCGCTGCGCGGCGAGCAGATcgaggagctcgcggcggcgctgcgcgacAGCAAGCAGCGGTTCATCTGGGTTCTGCGCGACGCCGACCGCGGCAACGTGTTCGCGGCCTCCGGCGAGAGCCGGCCCGCCAAGTTCCTGTCCGAGTTCACCAAGCAAACAGAGGGAACAGGGCTGCTGATCACCGACTGGGCGCCGCAGCTGGAGATCCTAGCCCACCCCGCCACGGCAGCGTTCCTGAGccactgcgggtggaactccACGATGGAGAGCATGAGCTACGGGAAGCCCATCCTGGCGTGGCCCATGCACTCCGACCAGCCGTGGGACGCGGAGCTGGTGTGCAAGTACCTTAAGACCGGCTTCCTGGTGAGGCCATGTGAGAAGCACGCCGAGGTGATTCCAGCGGCAGCCATACGGGAggtgatcgagaagatggtctctgAGGAAGGGCTCGCGGTGCGGCAGCGTGCAGTGGCGCTCGGTGAGGCCGTCCGTGCGTCCGCGGCTGCGGGTGGGTCATCCCAAAAGGACCTTGAGGACTTCATTGCTCACATCACAAGGTAA